The sequence AATTTTTCAGTTTGACTTTTGtccaaaaatagaaaaatgtcatggaaattaatttttttttcacaaaaatgttagATTTTACATTATACACTTAAAGTAAACGCTTTCAATCAGCCTTACCAAGGagttgggaggaggagaagaggtaaGGAGGCTAAAATGGGTTAAAGAAAAGTTAGTAGTCCTGACAGTTTAACATAGCACTTGCCTGGTTCAGGTTGTTTTGGTAGCAAATTCCAATTGAGCATACGTTCTAGTTTTCATGCCTTTGTTCCTATAGCTTTGCCTCATCTGGTTGTTTACTTGTGGAGATTTTTCTTAATTTTGATCATTATAATGAAAGAAAAGTAatgaaacaagaaagaaaaaaaaatttcacagcCAGATCTGCGCCTCGGGAACTGTGATCCATAGAGCACGGGCAGCAAGATATTGCAAACAAAGAGCTCCTCCAGTGAGGTCCTGAACACCCTCAGCTCCTGTTGACCACAATAGGAATGCGAAGGGTGGTGAGCCCCTCACAGGATTCAGCCCAGAATGCATTGCAGTCTTTACATTTCCTAAAATGTGCAAAAAAGTCATGGAAGCTTTGCAGTATTGACAAGTCTTACATTTTTATCAGGAGTCTCATGATAGTCAGTATTTTTCCTAAATCTCCAGTTCCTGAAGTCAAGTGACTACATGGTTATATCAgctgtctgttgttgttgttttaaagtaagtttctagccccgggggttgcagagaaaagcttgactgGAGTGTAACTCTAGTGGTTGAGAAACCAgggggcaaataaaaagaacccaaagtgtattatcttttaaaaatctcatcatTTTTAAGACCGTCTTGTTGTTGTGGTGGGTACTGACCAGAGCTGGGCAAAGAATGGATTTTTCAGctcactggcaattccaaaacatttaaaaaataaaacggTCTTCggtcaaactgaaaacaaatgttttcaatttttttaggaGAATTGAAAAGTACAACAAAAAATTCAATGTGAAACAAAAAAATGGACCCAGCTCTAGCCCTGACTCACGAGTTTTGAATGTGTACGGTTGGTAGTTCTGGTTCTGAGACTCCAGGTTGGGCCCGGATGCCCTTGTGTGGCACTTGGATGGGCACACAGAATAAAACAAATGTGCTAAACAGGTGGCCTCTTTCCCAGACACACCACGTCCTTTTGCCCTCTCCTTTACACATCCGCGGGGGCTTGCCACTCAAGTGCCATCTGCTGCAAAGACAGTTCCAGGTGCCAATCGCATTTGCTGGAAGGATGTGCAGACATTTGCTCTTAACGTGCCTGGCTCAGGGACCTTTCTATAAGACTAGCAGAGgaagttaacttttttttattgcctAGAGCATTTACTGCCCAAATATTATGATCCAATATATACACCAGATTCTCATTACACGGCATCTGCTCTAGCCACACTGAGTCCAGGCACAAGGCTGTTTTGACAGAGCAGAGCAAAGCACCGAGGACATACTGGTGAATCTGCCCTGACACATCCACCTGCAGGAAGACATCCTATGCATAATAAAGTGACTCTTTCCTGGGCAATGCCATCTTGCAGGGACTGTGTCTTGTTTCAGTCTAAGCCTTTGTGAAAGGAGAAGGGCGGTGCTTGCCCATGCAGAGAGGAGCATCTCAAGATCCCTCTTGGTTTGCTTGTTGGCATTATCAGCAGCCATGAGTTGTACCTGAGGTTGGCCTAAGGAGGAGCCTGGGGGGTTCTTGTGGAAGGGGTTAGAAGGCATAGCAGGCATTTAATACTGAAGAGTAAAACTGCTTTGCACCCTGTGCCCATATGGCTGCTCGCACTGACCAGGGGATTGTCACCCGCTTTCTTGACTGGGCTCCACATGCCCGTTTCTGGGTCACTTTTGCCAGCTCAttttcagatgtcaccagcctcCACTGTCAGCCCTTCTAGTCCATCTTCCCCTGGACTAGGAGGCAGGGGGTGTAAATGCAGGGAAGTGGCGGTCACTCTGCTCCCTCTCTATGGGCGGGGGCTGGCTGTGGAAGCTGCGGTCTCTCTATGGGCAGGGCTGACTGTGTAAGCTGCGGTCTCTTTATGGGCGGGGCCGGCTGTGGAAGCTGTGGTCTCTCTATGGGCGGGGCCGGCTGTGGAAGCTGCGGTCTCTCTATGGGCGGGGCCAGCTATGAAAGCTGCGGTTTCCCTGGGCAGGGGCCTGCTCTGGAAGCAGCAGCTCCCTGGGTGGGGCGATGGGAACTTACCCCTGGCTGCGAGGCAGTGCTGCGGTAACGCAGGTCCCTCTGCTCCCGCTCCTGCTGGTTGAGGGTGCTGAGCAGGCTCTGCAGGCGCTCGATGTACTGGATGGCGCTGCGCAGGATCTCCACCTTGGGCAGCCGCTGGTTGGGGTTCAGTAACGTGCTCCGTTTCAGGGCCTCGAAGGCCTCATTCACCTTTTTTAACCTCCGCTTCTCCCGCAGGGTGGCGGCGCGGCGCCGGTCGATGGAGACAGTTTTCCTCTTGCAGATCTTGCACGCCCAGGGCAGACACTGGCCGGGGCAGTGCTCAGGCAGGGGTGAGCCCTTCTCCTCCAGCCCTGTCCTGCCCTCCGGACACAGCCCCAGGCCCGGCCGCTCCTGGTACACCCCCTGCTCGTAGCCCTGCAGACGGGAGCTCAAATAGTTTTCGCCATCATAAAatctctggtctggaaagaagtAAGGGCTGGTCTCGAAGAGCTCCATGGGCAAGCGGCTGGCGGGGAGCAGCCTCCTCCGAGTGTGTGGCTGAGCAGCGGCTGCTCTGTCTCCTAACACCAACTGTTTGGTGGCATTTAAACCCTGGCGCTGGCATTAAATCACAGAGATAAATATAGAAAAACCTAAAGGAAACCTGAGCCTGCCCTAAGCTGCTGCCTCACATCAAAACTTGTCCATCTGATTTCATGTGCTCTCCCTGCGGGGATTAGGCTGCCCGGGGCTGTGCTGCGTCTGGGGGGAAACGGGGGGGCTGGCATGTGTTGGACAGCGGCTCGGCCACCTCGCAAACAACGGCCTTGTTTGAGTCCTtctcatttcttctctttccaGCGATATTGATGATCAGGCTGCGCCCAGGGCTGGCAGCTCCACACTGCATTCCTGCATCATCTGCTGCCTTCAGTTACTGCtccaggccagggccagggccagcgcctcacagcagggcccagggccgGGCCCAGCCTGCACTGAGGAGAAAGGCCAGctcagctcccagctctgacagGGGCAGGCCCTCGAGGTGTCCCTCACACACCAGGCTCTGCCTGCACTGCCCCATGGCACTGGCTTgtactgcccctcccctcacaccctgctctgccccgaaCTGCAGGCCTGCTCTGCCTGGAGCCTCAAACACCCTGCCTCTCCCCTCACACCCCGCACTCTGCCTTGAGCCTcacactctgcccctcccctcattgcccaccccacccttcccttcccttcatgccccactctgccccacccctcacatcctgcccaactctgcccctctgCTCATGCtccacccttcccttcccctcacgCCCCACTCTGCCTGGAGCCTCAcacactctgcccctcccctcacatCCTGCCTCACTCTGCccctcatccatccatccatccccctgcacacccatccctccctcctcacactcacccatccatccatccatccccctacacacccatccctccctcctcacactcacccatccatccctccctccccctacacatccatccatccatccccttccacactcatccatccatccatccatccctgccAATACTCATCCAtacctccatccccatacacacttatccatccatccccctacacacccatccctccctcctcacacccatccatccatccatccctgccAATACGCATCCCTCCCTCTAGCCCCATACACACTTATCCAGCCAGCTCCTTATATACCCACCCCTTCCTCAgactcatccatccatccccctacacacccatccctccctcctcatactcatccatccctccctcctcacactcatccatccatccatccatccctgccAATACTCATCCCTCCCTCTAGCCCCATACACACTTATCCAGCCAGCTCCCTATAAacccatccctcctcctcacattcatccatccatccatccatccgtccctgCCAATactcatccctccctccatccccatacatactTATCCAGCCAGCTCCCTATACACccatccctcccttctcacactcatctgtccatccatccctccctccccctacacaccaatccatccatctccatacacatccatccatccctgccCATGCTCACCCATCCAGCCAGCCCCCTAcacatccttccatccatccccacaatTGCCCAGCCCTTCccgcagtggtccccaaactctcCATCCTCCCCATTATATTGCTCCCAGCAGAAACCCTAGGAAACAGGCCAGTCCCCAAGGTGCTGGAGATTAGTCAGTGTCCTGTGGTTTATTATTAagcatttgtattgtggtagcacctaaaggccacAACCAAGTtgggcctcactgtgctaggcgctgtagaAACATATAATGAAAAATAGTCCATGCCCCAGTCAGTATTCGTGCAGAGCAGCCAGGAGTCCAGCTTTAAGgctagattttccaaagagctcagcaggCTGGCTCCAGAACTCTTTTGGGAATCTGGCCCCACATCAGGGCACAATGCTCAGTGTATCCCCTGGGAAGGGTGAAAAGCAAAGCGAACAGTTGTTCCAAGGAGGTAGAGATTTTGTGCTGGATGTTTACAGTGGTAAGCCATCCCCTCCAACAGAGGTGAGCATCTTATTGATACTaacacttcctcctcctctaccATCTCAAACAACTGGGCAGACATTAACTAAGGGAGCTTCTCCACTCCCCTGTGTGCCCCCAATTTGCAaactgggaaactgagtcactgggaaactgagtcactgtGTGCAAACAGCAGTGCCAGGATTTTAACCCGCGTCCTAGCTCCTAGCCACCTGCTCTGGCCACATCCCTCCATCTTTGTCTTTAGTGTTGATTATTTTTGCATTAGGAACGTAAAAAACTTCCAACCATCTCCTCCAATTCGGGGAGAGCCATTCTCCTGCTCCAGGCCAAATACCAGCTGCGGGATTGGTCAGTGGAAAGAATGTCAGCGAAGGGAAGGGCAAAATGTGATCGTAttttccttccccaaatccccacccgcAGTGGGAGGAACTTGCAGTTTAACATTCACTTCTTAACCCCTATGCTTaaactctcagtgacttcaggCCAACCTTGAGCATATTTAGAATCTGCTGCTGGTACAGGCAGAAATCAAAGCTGCCAGCAGTTTGTCTCTAAGGACTGGCCCCTTTCCGGTGTCCCTTACTGATCTGCGACCACTGGAAAAGTGGCACCCATTCAACTTCTAAAAGGAGGCAGAGTGTCATGAGCCGGAGGATGGGATTGTGGCCCTTCCCAGTCCAGATACTCCCCATCGGCATGTGAGATTTTCCATTACCAGATAGGCACAAAAGGTCACAGAAGGCCCCCATAGGCTGTAAGGTCCAACTTTCCGCCACTCGCCAACTCCATGAGTGTTTTCTTCTGACCTCTGAAGTGTGCTTACCCCCTACCCGACCCCACCCCAAGTGTGCTATCCACTACGCCATCCCCTCCGTAGGAGTGGAGCACCCTACGGGATTTAGGACAATTTTGTCTGATCCCTTCCCTGCTCACTGTCCCAGCAGCTGCAGTCCATTTGAGTCTTGTCTGAGTCTGACCCAGACCAAACCCTCTGCCAGCATCACCCCCGATGGTGATTGCTGTGGGTGGAAGTCTTTAAAACTTTGCTCACAACAGTATGGGGAACTGGCGGAAACACAAAGGTCTTTAGATAAGGTGCTGAAAACAGCAGGCCCTGTGTCTGGGCGATTCGTAATCCAATCCCCCTTGCTCTGAGGGCTAAACCTCTGTCTGCCAAGGAAGTGTGGAAGTGTCGTAGCATCTGAGGTTTCATGGCAAATAGTTACACAAACTATAAAACTGTTGGAAGAACAACAGTGACACACAGTATGGGCTTCACGCTCCACGTAGCTCTGGCGTCATCTCTGGCCTGGTAGGGTTAAGGATGAgaattctttaaatatatcaggaacaaaagCGATCCCAGCAGCGGTGTAGGTCCGTTACGAGATAAAAGTGATACAATGGACAGGAATGAATCAGAAAAGGCAGACgtgttctgcaaatacttctgttctgtgtttggaaagaAGCTGATGATGTATTCACAGCTTACAGTGATAATGAAATACTCTCCATTCCAACACTAACTAGGGAAGATGCTAAGCAGTATCTACTGAAGTTAAACATGTTTAATCTGCAGGGCCAGATAACTTGCACTCAACTGTAATAGAAGAATTAGCCTTAGAGCTCTCCGAGCCATTGATACTGATGTTGAAAAGAGCTCTTTGGACCATCGATGTGGATTTCTAATGaatcttggaatactggggaaattccagggGATTTGGATCCAGGTTAGTCTGACTTTGATCCTGGGCAAAATCACGGAATGGCTGATATGAGATGCAATcattaaaagaattaatggatGGCAGCATAATTACTGTCAATCAATGTGGtttcatggaaaataggtcttgtcgaACTAGCTTGATATTGTTTTTGAtgtgattacaagtttggttgataaagaaaATTTGcattgacataatatacttaaacttctaTAAGGAATGTGACTGTTCCACACACAGCATGCTACTAACAccctaattaaaaaaattagcagtCTACAAAATCAAAGTAGCACATATTAAATTGACTAAaacctggctaactgatagatctcacaAGGATTTGTTCTTGGCACAGTGCTATTCATTACCAACggtctggaagaaaatataaaaactttGGTAAACtgatggagtggtaaataatgacaaGGACTGGTCAGTAATACAGAGCAATTTGGATTATTTGGTAAACTGCGCTCATCTGAACAGTATGAATCCTAATATtgcaaaatgcaaggtcatacatctaggaataacCTGGCCTCTGTAggtcacacttacaggatggggaacagTTCCCTAGAATGCAGTGATTCCAAGAAGGACTTAAGAGGTTATGGTGGAAATCTATTGAACATGAGCTCGCAATGCAATGCTATGGTTAATAGAGCTAATATGACCCTTGGATATATAAGCAGATGAATATCAAATAGGAGTAAGGAAATGGTATTTTATATAGTATTGCAGAGACCATTACTAgtatactgtgtccagttctggtgaccacattttttaaaagggtattgaaaaactggagaagCTTCAGAAAAGATTTAtaagaatgattcaaggtcttGTAGCAAGAGACTGaagaagctcaatttatttactttattaaagggaaggttaagaggtgacatGATCATGCTCTATAATATCCTACATAGGGAGAAGATTtccagagggctctttaatcgagcagacaATGACAAAATAGAGGAGCTGAAGACTTCTTGGACAACCAGATTTGGGAAGCATATTATCCTGGATTCAAGTAAGACATGAACTGGCCACCAAGGAATCTGAgagagataagaacataagaacagccatactgggtcagaccaaaggtccatttaacccagtatcctgtcttccgacagtggccaatgccaggtgcctcagcaggaatgaacagaacaggtaatcatcaagtgatccatttccctgt is a genomic window of Malaclemys terrapin pileata isolate rMalTer1 chromosome 4, rMalTer1.hap1, whole genome shotgun sequence containing:
- the MYOG gene encoding myogenin, with protein sequence MELFETSPYFFPDQRFYDGENYLSSRLQGYEQGVYQERPGLGLCPEGRTGLEEKGSPLPEHCPGQCLPWACKICKRKTVSIDRRRAATLREKRRLKKVNEAFEALKRSTLLNPNQRLPKVEILRSAIQYIERLQSLLSTLNQQEREQRDLRYRSTASQPGVASECGSNSASCSPEWSTQLEFSSHPGDHLLNDESSEDHNLHSLSSIVESIAVEDVAVTFQEERVQN